A single Dehalococcoidales bacterium DNA region contains:
- a CDS encoding MMPL family transporter: MFSRFSLFAHKYKYYILAGWVILAALFFFFAPSLEEVGVTDQSQFLPEKTESAHVRDLLTAKFPAYSETSSSTAIIVVYNENGLGQADEARAKDLRDWLISAQKPAAVESVVSVYDNAALRTSLVSADNTTMMLYVGFNTTALDDSAKQAVKEIRQQFTPQDGTRFYLTGSVGFLQDLFESVNKTIARTTQVTIILVIILLLIVYRSPIAAFVPLLAIGASYLVSRGIIGFIADAGVSVSTVTDVFMVVTMFGVGTDYCLFIMSRFRENLGEQDRSKRIVSTMQRIGPIIFASAVTVIIAFLCLSISRLGMTRSSGWALAIGITITLIAGLTLVPALMSIFGRYLFWPSMKPPAPTKQRKYGWAQIGGWISRHPLWISIPIIVLLVLPYIAMPDFTLSANILTQLPKDAEATKGLNTIREHFAMGELSPLTLLIESKDGTLLDDASLRGIEGMAGALSGNQDLARVDTFSAPAARLNASGGQVRALGDTITPAQFDAGGFSSLTSISDSLQALALQYQGITRSPAFTAAMTDLATVTPLLNQVGAAAPAEVPALLSQLQGVVYDLADSLTTLGGEFELQGSGPFVDWLKAAYFSADGTVAKIGLVLNIDPYSDAASEMVPSIRESVAAAVAASTLENVNYYVGGDTAVYADMLQTSETDFTLVIVVTTIGILLVIIILLRSILAPLYMVATVLFNYGAALGITSWILQDIFHYANLINMLPVIVFVLLAAVGADYNIFLVSRIREEAETKPIKEAVHEAVAHTGGVITSCGVILTGTFATLMISSFPMVLEIGTAIAIGVLLDTFVVRALLVPSLVALLGRWSWWPSPLFKKLKKD, encoded by the coding sequence ATGTTTTCCAGATTTAGCCTTTTCGCTCACAAATACAAGTATTATATTCTGGCCGGCTGGGTTATCCTCGCCGCGCTGTTTTTTTTCTTCGCCCCCAGCCTGGAGGAGGTCGGCGTTACCGACCAGAGCCAGTTCCTGCCGGAAAAGACCGAGTCCGCCCACGTGCGCGACCTGCTGACTGCCAAGTTCCCCGCTTACTCGGAGACATCTTCCAGCACCGCCATTATCGTGGTCTATAACGAAAACGGCCTCGGCCAGGCGGATGAAGCGCGGGCGAAAGATTTGCGGGACTGGCTTATTTCGGCGCAGAAGCCCGCGGCGGTGGAAAGCGTTGTCTCCGTGTACGATAATGCCGCCCTGCGTACCTCGCTGGTCAGCGCCGATAACACCACCATGATGCTGTACGTCGGCTTTAACACCACCGCCCTGGACGACTCCGCCAAGCAGGCCGTCAAAGAAATCCGCCAGCAGTTTACCCCGCAGGACGGCACCCGTTTCTACCTTACCGGCAGCGTCGGCTTTTTGCAGGACCTCTTCGAGTCCGTGAACAAGACCATCGCCCGCACCACCCAGGTCACCATTATCCTGGTCATTATCTTGCTGCTTATCGTCTACCGCTCCCCCATCGCGGCTTTCGTGCCGCTGCTGGCTATCGGGGCAAGCTATCTGGTTTCCCGCGGCATTATCGGCTTTATCGCGGATGCCGGCGTATCCGTCTCCACGGTGACGGATGTCTTCATGGTGGTCACCATGTTCGGGGTAGGCACGGATTACTGTCTCTTTATCATGTCCCGCTTCCGGGAAAACCTGGGTGAACAGGACCGGTCCAAGCGCATCGTATCTACCATGCAGCGCATCGGGCCTATTATCTTCGCCAGCGCCGTTACCGTGATTATCGCTTTCCTCTGTCTGAGCATCTCGCGCCTGGGCATGACCCGCTCCAGCGGCTGGGCGCTGGCCATCGGCATCACCATTACCTTAATCGCCGGGCTGACGCTGGTGCCCGCTTTGATGTCCATCTTCGGACGCTACCTCTTCTGGCCTTCGATGAAACCGCCCGCCCCCACCAAGCAAAGAAAATACGGCTGGGCGCAGATAGGCGGCTGGATCTCCCGCCACCCGCTATGGATAAGCATTCCCATTATCGTGCTGCTGGTCCTGCCCTATATCGCCATGCCGGACTTCACCCTGTCCGCCAACATCCTGACCCAGCTGCCCAAGGACGCCGAGGCCACTAAAGGGCTGAATACCATACGGGAGCACTTTGCCATGGGCGAGCTGTCCCCGCTGACGCTGCTGATAGAGTCGAAGGACGGCACTTTACTCGACGATGCCTCCCTCCGGGGCATCGAGGGCATGGCCGGTGCCTTGAGCGGTAACCAGGACCTCGCCCGGGTGGACACTTTCTCCGCCCCGGCCGCCCGGCTCAACGCTTCCGGGGGCCAGGTGCGCGCCCTGGGGGATACGATCACCCCGGCGCAGTTTGACGCCGGCGGCTTTAGCTCGCTGACATCCATCTCCGATTCTTTGCAGGCGCTGGCCTTGCAGTACCAGGGCATCACCCGGAGCCCCGCCTTTACCGCCGCCATGACGGACCTGGCCACCGTTACCCCCCTCCTCAACCAGGTAGGCGCCGCCGCGCCCGCGGAAGTTCCCGCCCTGCTTTCCCAGCTCCAGGGGGTGGTCTATGACCTCGCCGACTCTCTAACAACCCTGGGCGGCGAGTTCGAGCTCCAGGGCAGCGGCCCGTTTGTCGATTGGCTGAAAGCCGCCTATTTCTCCGCCGACGGCACGGTGGCCAAAATCGGTCTGGTCCTCAATATCGACCCCTATTCGGACGCCGCCTCTGAAATGGTGCCGTCCATAAGGGAATCGGTGGCCGCCGCCGTGGCCGCCTCCACCCTGGAAAACGTTAATTACTACGTGGGCGGAGACACCGCCGTTTACGCGGATATGCTCCAGACCAGCGAGACGGACTTTACCCTTGTGATTGTAGTCACCACCATCGGCATCCTGCTGGTTATCATTATCCTGCTGCGCAGCATCCTGGCGCCGCTTTACATGGTGGCCACGGTGCTCTTTAACTACGGCGCCGCGCTGGGCATTACCTCCTGGATTTTGCAGGACATCTTTCATTACGCCAACCTCATCAACATGCTGCCGGTGATTGTCTTCGTCTTGCTGGCGGCGGTGGGGGCGGACTATAATATTTTCCTGGTATCGCGTATCCGCGAAGAAGCGGAGACCAAGCCTATCAAGGAAGCCGTCCACGAGGCGGTGGCCCATACCGGCGGCGTTATCACCTCCTGCGGCGTTATTCTGACCGGCACCTTCGCCACCCTGATGATTTCCTCCTTCCCCATGGTGCTGGAAATCGGCACGGCCATCGCCATCGGCGTGCTGCTGGATACCTTCGTGGTGCGGGCGCTGCTGGTGCCCTCGCTGGTAGCGCTATTGGGACGCTGGAGCTGGTGGCCTTCCCCGCTGTTCAAAAAGCTTAAGAAGGACTGA
- a CDS encoding ATP-binding cassette domain-containing protein, whose translation MNAVEVNHVSKSYADKVAVSDLSFSVGQGEIFGLIGPNGAGKTTTIRMMMDIIKPDSGEVKILGKQLDEAAKNSLGYLPEERGLYKKQRVMDSIVYLASLKGMDPADAAAKASKLLAQMDMLVNQRKKIDELSKGMSQIIQFIVTILHDPPLIILDEPFSGLDPINTELIKTMLIDLRNRGKAVILSLHQMNQVEEMSDRILMVNKGKAVLYGDLAEIKSRYRANAVLLDYEGELGELPGVTEKRQHKGYIELVLDNSATPNQLLERLVASGITINRFEIATPPLNEIFLKVVGDDRE comes from the coding sequence ATGAACGCTGTTGAAGTCAATCACGTCTCCAAGTCCTACGCGGACAAAGTTGCCGTTTCAGACCTTTCCTTTTCCGTCGGCCAGGGTGAAATTTTCGGCTTAATCGGTCCTAACGGCGCCGGCAAGACCACCACCATCAGAATGATGATGGACATCATCAAGCCGGACTCCGGCGAGGTGAAAATCCTGGGCAAACAGCTGGACGAGGCCGCCAAGAACAGCCTGGGCTATCTGCCGGAGGAAAGAGGGCTTTATAAAAAACAGCGGGTGATGGACTCCATCGTTTACCTTGCCTCGCTCAAGGGCATGGACCCCGCTGATGCCGCGGCCAAAGCCTCCAAACTGCTGGCGCAGATGGATATGCTGGTCAACCAGCGCAAGAAAATTGATGAGCTGAGCAAGGGCATGAGCCAGATTATCCAGTTCATCGTGACCATTCTCCATGACCCGCCGCTGATAATCCTGGACGAGCCGTTCTCCGGCCTCGACCCCATTAACACGGAACTAATCAAGACCATGCTCATAGACCTGCGGAACCGGGGCAAGGCGGTGATCTTGAGCCTGCACCAGATGAACCAGGTGGAAGAGATGAGCGACCGCATTCTCATGGTGAACAAGGGCAAGGCCGTGCTTTACGGCGACCTGGCGGAAATCAAGTCCCGCTACCGCGCCAACGCCGTCCTGCTGGACTATGAGGGTGAGCTGGGAGAGCTGCCGGGCGTGACGGAAAAACGCCAGCACAAGGGCTATATCGAGCTGGTCCTGGATAACAGCGCCACCCCCAATCAGCTCCTGGAGCGTCTGGTGGCCAGCGGCATCACCATCAACCGCTTTGAAATTGCCACCCCTCCCCTCAATGAAATCTTCCTCAAGGTAGTGGGGGACGACCGTGAATAA
- a CDS encoding ABC transporter permease yields the protein MNKALLIFKHEFRAMLMRKGFIIMTFIVPLIALLGIVGYQIVSRSVTPSEEITRIGYVDGVGGFDQFTTQGKIDLVPFDAPADANKAMGFGDIKGYFVITPDYLTTSFVNYYTLEKQLELPPDTVSAVKSFLTSNLLTGKVPPATIDLVKAPLGMASIRLTETGDVSTEQGGYGNFMIPAIFSILLDLSIIFSSSYLIQGMGDEKENRLIEVLLSSVSARQLIIGKVLGLGAAGLLQVVVWMISTPLILGLASSSIGGFLSTLSIPPSLFVLFIIYFILGYLLFAMISTAIGAISPSAREGQQIATIFTLSAVCPLWFSSTIMLFPNSPAWVALTIFPLTAPVTLMLRLGSTAVPAWQIVASMVVLVGCIAGGLVLTAKIVRTYLLMYGKRPSLGEIFRNLRTG from the coding sequence GTGAATAAAGCGCTGCTCATCTTCAAGCACGAGTTCCGTGCCATGCTGATGCGCAAGGGCTTTATCATCATGACCTTTATCGTGCCCCTTATCGCTCTGCTGGGCATCGTCGGCTACCAGATAGTCTCCCGCTCGGTCACGCCTTCGGAGGAAATTACCCGCATCGGCTACGTGGACGGCGTGGGCGGGTTCGACCAGTTTACCACCCAGGGAAAAATCGACCTGGTGCCTTTTGACGCCCCTGCCGACGCCAATAAAGCCATGGGCTTCGGGGACATCAAGGGGTATTTTGTCATTACGCCGGACTACCTCACCACCAGCTTTGTCAATTATTACACGCTGGAAAAACAGCTCGAGCTGCCGCCGGACACCGTCTCTGCCGTCAAGAGCTTCCTTACCAGCAACCTGCTGACCGGCAAGGTCCCGCCGGCCACCATAGATTTGGTGAAAGCCCCCCTGGGCATGGCCAGCATCAGGCTGACGGAAACCGGTGATGTGTCAACGGAGCAGGGCGGCTACGGCAACTTTATGATACCGGCCATTTTCAGCATCCTGCTGGACCTTTCCATTATCTTTTCTTCCAGCTACCTGATTCAGGGCATGGGCGACGAGAAAGAAAACCGCCTCATCGAGGTGCTGCTTTCCTCCGTATCGGCGCGGCAGCTGATAATCGGTAAGGTTTTAGGCCTGGGCGCCGCCGGGCTTTTGCAGGTGGTGGTCTGGATGATTTCTACGCCGCTTATCCTGGGGCTGGCGTCCTCGTCCATCGGCGGGTTCCTCAGCACGCTGAGCATCCCCCCCAGCCTCTTCGTCCTGTTTATCATCTACTTTATCCTGGGGTATCTCCTGTTCGCCATGATTTCCACGGCTATCGGCGCTATCAGCCCCTCCGCCCGTGAGGGTCAGCAAATCGCCACCATCTTCACCCTCAGCGCCGTCTGCCCTCTGTGGTTTTCCTCCACCATCATGCTCTTCCCCAACAGCCCGGCCTGGGTAGCGCTGACCATTTTCCCCCTCACCGCCCCCGTCACCCTGATGCTGCGGCTGGGCTCCACCGCCGTGCCCGCCTGGCAGATAGTCGCCAGTATGGTGGTGCTGGTGGGGTGCATCGCCGGCGGTCTGGTGCTGACCGCCAAGATAGTCCGCACCTACCTGCTGATGTACGGCAAGCGGCCGTCCCTGGGTGAAATCTTCCGCAACCTCCGCACCGGCTAA
- a CDS encoding MFS transporter encodes MDTVQRKEQVRKSLKYSVLDGSAWAAMMGLTQSYVTPLALEMKATTSQVGLLSSMPSLMMALSQLLTPDLSERAGSRKGFILPVLFGHAIMFIPILLVHYIFHDSPVWWLIGFVTISSVLGAVINPAWGSMMADLVPEQLRGRYFAFRGRITGFITLVFFFLAGVILQAFTDSDIFTGYAILFGGATFFRLLSLYFLSRQYEPAQAQEKADSPGLVQLIKGLGNSTLGKFTLYIALIDLCTNVSAPFFAVFMLRDLNFSYLQFVMVSSTGTIANLVFLPFWGSRADRAGNIRIIQITSILLPFVPLLWLVNTNAYYLMAANAFSGFVWSGYGLSAVNFVYDASLPEIRTKQIAVFNAVDMIACCIGALAGGYITPHLPVLLDYRLRTLFTLSGLLRAAVVILLLRRINEVRQVPRMTARELLIGRNGKH; translated from the coding sequence TTGGATACGGTACAACGTAAAGAACAGGTCAGAAAGAGCTTAAAATACAGCGTCCTGGACGGCAGCGCCTGGGCCGCGATGATGGGGCTGACGCAGAGCTATGTCACGCCGCTGGCGCTGGAGATGAAAGCCACCACCAGCCAGGTGGGGCTGCTTTCCAGCATGCCGTCCCTGATGATGGCGCTCTCCCAGCTGCTGACGCCGGACCTATCCGAGCGGGCGGGGAGCCGCAAGGGCTTTATTTTGCCGGTGCTCTTCGGGCATGCCATCATGTTCATCCCCATCCTGCTGGTGCATTATATTTTCCATGATTCACCGGTATGGTGGCTTATCGGGTTCGTGACCATAAGCTCGGTGCTGGGGGCGGTCATCAATCCGGCCTGGGGCAGCATGATGGCGGACCTGGTGCCGGAGCAGCTGCGGGGCAGGTATTTCGCCTTCCGCGGCCGGATAACCGGCTTCATCACTCTGGTGTTCTTCTTCCTGGCGGGGGTGATACTGCAAGCATTTACGGACAGCGATATCTTCACCGGCTATGCCATACTCTTCGGGGGGGCGACGTTTTTCCGGCTGCTATCGCTCTACTTTTTGTCCCGCCAGTACGAGCCGGCGCAGGCGCAGGAGAAAGCGGACAGCCCCGGCCTGGTACAGCTCATCAAGGGCCTGGGTAATTCCACCCTGGGCAAGTTCACGCTGTACATCGCGCTCATCGACCTGTGCACCAACGTCTCGGCGCCGTTTTTCGCCGTTTTCATGCTGCGGGACCTGAACTTCAGCTATTTGCAGTTCGTGATGGTAAGCTCGACCGGCACCATAGCCAACCTGGTGTTCCTGCCCTTCTGGGGAAGCCGGGCGGACCGGGCGGGCAATATCCGGATTATCCAGATTACATCCATACTGCTGCCTTTCGTCCCGCTGCTCTGGCTGGTGAACACCAACGCCTATTACCTGATGGCCGCCAACGCCTTCAGCGGCTTCGTCTGGTCCGGCTACGGGCTTTCCGCGGTCAACTTCGTCTATGACGCTTCGCTGCCGGAAATCCGCACCAAGCAAATCGCCGTGTTCAACGCCGTGGACATGATTGCCTGCTGCATCGGGGCGCTGGCGGGCGGGTACATCACGCCCCACCTGCCGGTGCTGCTCGACTACCGCCTGCGCACCCTGTTCACGCTGTCCGGCCTGCTGCGGGCGGCGGTGGTGATTTTGCTGCTGCGCCGGATAAACGAGGTGCGGCAGGTGCCCAGGATGACGGCGCGGGAGCTGCTAATAGGGCGCAACGGGAAGCACTAG
- a CDS encoding nitroreductase, protein MDVIEAIKARKSIRAFKPDPVPLDLLKKIMEAALRAPSWANTQPWEFAVATGKKLKMIQDGFIKTGMQDPQSEVARPYEFPEPYMGRIRALQPKDRKEMTREEMEARFLDNFRHYGAPVCIYLLVGRNFVYQAKGVNVWSLYDCGSVVQNIMLLATSYGLGTIAQAQAVVYPDIIRKELGIPADKLIALGIAIGYEDKKNPVNKEHRDREPLDKIATFHGF, encoded by the coding sequence ATGGACGTTATCGAGGCGATTAAGGCCAGAAAAAGCATCCGGGCATTCAAGCCCGACCCCGTGCCGCTGGACCTGCTGAAGAAAATCATGGAGGCGGCGCTGCGCGCGCCGTCCTGGGCGAATACCCAGCCCTGGGAGTTCGCCGTGGCGACGGGGAAGAAGCTCAAGATGATACAGGACGGCTTTATCAAGACAGGGATGCAGGACCCGCAATCGGAAGTCGCCCGCCCCTACGAGTTCCCCGAGCCTTACATGGGGCGTATCCGCGCTTTGCAGCCCAAAGACCGGAAGGAAATGACCCGGGAAGAGATGGAAGCCCGTTTCCTGGACAACTTCCGGCACTACGGCGCGCCGGTATGCATCTATCTATTGGTGGGCAGGAACTTCGTCTACCAGGCCAAGGGCGTCAACGTGTGGTCGCTGTACGACTGCGGTTCCGTGGTGCAGAACATCATGCTGCTGGCCACCAGCTACGGGCTGGGAACAATCGCGCAGGCGCAGGCGGTGGTCTATCCGGACATTATCCGTAAAGAGCTGGGCATACCGGCGGACAAGCTCATCGCGCTGGGGATAGCCATTGGCTACGAGGACAAGAAAAACCCGGTCAATAAAGAGCACCGGGACCGGGAGCCGCTGGACAAGATAGCCACGTTCCACGGGTTTTAG